Proteins from one Faecalibacterium sp. I3-3-33 genomic window:
- a CDS encoding DUF6061 family protein gives MKYDERACKFNIDTGCVELLLRDGRKISIDCTGVEDALDITMAQQTELDYLIYNDPLGYADLILNGDPEEYLKNAAGSHGLED, from the coding sequence ATGAAGTACGATGAAAGAGCCTGCAAGTTTAATATAGACACTGGCTGCGTGGAGCTGCTGCTCCGGGACGGGAGAAAAATCTCCATTGACTGCACCGGGGTCGAGGATGCGCTGGATATTACCATGGCACAGCAGACGGAACTGGACTACCTCATCTACAATGATCCGCTGGGCTATGCAGATTTGATTCTGAATGGTGACCCGGAGGAATATTTGAAAAATGCAGCCGGGAGCCATGGGCTAGAAGATTAA
- a CDS encoding DNA primase family protein, with protein MKKNISRNPLWPDWYNGKKIDEVQFGRAFLEQWPLKCVNGTLYTLDGPVEDESEIKQRILENIEEYVTSGLSKKVTNILETIKLLAFSDPFPIEQDCIHLQNGVYHLPDGTFQESRLFCQNRLPVKYDPKAPTPDRWLTFLHELLDDADIPTLQEYLGYCLIPSTKGQKMMLIVGKGGEGKSRIGLVLKRLMGDAASNGSVQKVENNRFARADLERRLLMIDDDMDMNALPKTNYIKTIVTAEAKLDLERKGVQSYQRDIYARFLCFGNGALTSLYDHSDGFFRRQLILTTKDKPADRTDDPFLVEKMCAELEGILLWCLEGLHRLVQNNFRFTVSERAAANVDTIKRSSNNVIDFMESEGYFRFKADYSISSKEFYDIYKQWCEDNACHSVSAIRFSAELRQNDRRYNLEATNNIYLPGGRRVRGFVGIEPLVHPCL; from the coding sequence ATGAAGAAAAACATTTCCCGCAACCCTTTATGGCCGGACTGGTACAACGGTAAGAAGATCGATGAAGTCCAGTTTGGCCGCGCCTTTCTGGAACAGTGGCCGCTGAAATGCGTCAACGGTACGCTGTACACGCTGGACGGTCCGGTGGAGGACGAGAGCGAGATCAAGCAGCGCATCTTGGAGAACATCGAGGAATATGTCACCTCCGGCCTGTCCAAAAAGGTCACCAACATTCTGGAGACCATCAAGCTGCTGGCCTTTTCCGACCCGTTCCCCATCGAGCAGGACTGCATCCATCTCCAGAACGGCGTGTACCATCTGCCGGACGGCACCTTTCAGGAGAGCCGCCTGTTCTGCCAGAACCGCCTGCCGGTGAAGTACGACCCCAAAGCCCCCACCCCTGACCGCTGGCTGACCTTCCTGCACGAGCTGCTGGACGATGCCGACATCCCCACCTTGCAGGAGTATCTGGGCTACTGCCTCATTCCCAGCACCAAGGGGCAAAAAATGATGCTCATTGTCGGCAAGGGCGGCGAGGGCAAGTCTCGCATCGGGCTGGTGCTCAAACGGCTCATGGGAGATGCTGCCAGCAATGGCAGCGTCCAGAAGGTGGAGAACAACCGCTTTGCCCGTGCCGATCTGGAACGCCGCCTGCTGATGATCGACGATGATATGGACATGAACGCCCTGCCCAAGACGAATTATATCAAGACCATCGTGACCGCCGAGGCCAAGCTGGACTTGGAGCGCAAGGGTGTCCAGAGCTACCAGCGGGACATCTACGCCCGGTTTCTCTGCTTCGGCAACGGTGCGCTGACTTCGCTGTATGACCATTCGGACGGCTTCTTTCGCCGCCAACTTATCCTGACCACCAAGGACAAGCCTGCCGACCGCACAGACGACCCCTTCCTTGTGGAGAAGATGTGCGCCGAGTTGGAGGGCATCCTGCTCTGGTGTCTGGAAGGGCTGCACCGGCTGGTGCAGAACAACTTCCGCTTCACGGTCAGCGAACGAGCCGCCGCCAACGTGGACACCATCAAGCGCAGCAGCAACAATGTCATTGACTTCATGGAATCCGAGGGCTACTTCCGCTTTAAGGCAGACTACTCCATCAGTTCCAAGGAGTTCTACGACATTTATAAGCAGTGGTGCGAGGACAACGCCTGCCACAGCGTATCGGCAATCCGTTTCAGCGCAGAACTGCGCCAGAATGACCGCCGCTATAACCTTGAAGCCACCAACAACATCTACCTGCCCGGTGGCCGCAGGGTGCGGGGTTTTGTAGGCATCGAACCGCTTGTCCACCCCTGTCTGTAA
- a CDS encoding RDD family protein, whose product MEQNKITMALLRLGCGLIDLLLLLLPVQLLMLGVMGLQAAQADLLFRLLFAVYGALMIEYNHGATVGKSIGRLAVVDASGVKAPILYVGLRELVRSMYLIPVAGWLAGAVSLVLMLTTGRPLHDLVGNTRVVTRREYQQLQKEAEP is encoded by the coding sequence ATGGAGCAGAACAAGATCACTATGGCGCTGCTTCGTCTGGGCTGCGGCCTGATTGACCTGCTGTTGCTGCTGCTTCCGGTCCAGCTTCTGATGCTGGGGGTCATGGGGCTGCAGGCGGCGCAGGCGGACCTGCTGTTCCGGCTGTTGTTTGCCGTATACGGCGCGCTGATGATCGAATACAACCACGGCGCAACGGTGGGCAAGAGCATCGGCAGGCTGGCGGTGGTGGATGCTTCCGGTGTCAAGGCACCGATTCTTTACGTCGGGCTGCGGGAGCTGGTACGCTCCATGTATCTGATCCCGGTGGCGGGATGGCTGGCGGGAGCGGTCAGTCTGGTGCTGATGCTGACTACAGGGCGTCCGCTGCACGATCTGGTGGGCAACACCAGAGTGGTCACCCGCCGGGAATATCAGCAGCTGCAAAAGGAGGCGGAGCCGTGA
- a CDS encoding type II toxin-antitoxin system RelB/DinJ family antitoxin, which produces MEKTQMLNVRVSPIVKQQAEDVLKQLGIPMATAIDMYLRQITLTGGIPFPLSLPKAPTALNADTMTDEQLHTALQAGIKEVQNGDTVCGE; this is translated from the coding sequence ATGGAAAAAACACAAATGCTGAATGTCCGGGTCAGTCCTATCGTCAAACAGCAAGCCGAGGATGTGCTGAAGCAGCTCGGCATTCCAATGGCGACCGCCATTGATATGTACCTGCGTCAGATTACGCTGACGGGCGGCATTCCGTTTCCACTGTCCTTGCCGAAAGCCCCGACTGCGCTGAATGCAGACACCATGACGGATGAACAGCTCCATACCGCTTTACAGGCTGGTATCAAGGAAGTGCAGAACGGTGACACCGTCTGCGGAGAATGA
- a CDS encoding helix-turn-helix domain-containing protein produces MAQEYLPAPSNVRLADLMKEHNISQPELAKEIGCSKSTISRFISGAKGTLTHEQVLKIARLFKVSTDFLLGETNIPDRKNYDIAELGLSVEAAKSLYTGRVNTEVVNLLLENARFAELTYRIAQYFDDTFASGIAAQNAMLTTLSTLLRTRVKTPEAAKAAKDISLRRKPVYQGDLDDIEMYFMAAVKEIKKGIGSHYAEQEALSKKVAEKMFTELTKGQDVQHPTITAEQLADAMLDSVSGMEGATPEALEQLRSGLLGILQSAAEQENAHEADE; encoded by the coding sequence ATGGCACAGGAATATCTGCCCGCACCGTCCAACGTCCGTCTTGCGGACTTGATGAAAGAGCACAACATCAGCCAACCGGAGCTTGCCAAGGAGATCGGCTGCTCCAAGAGCACCATCAGCCGTTTTATTAGTGGTGCGAAAGGAACCCTGACCCATGAGCAGGTGCTAAAGATTGCAAGGCTGTTCAAAGTGTCCACGGATTTCCTGCTGGGAGAAACCAACATCCCTGACCGCAAGAACTACGACATTGCCGAGCTGGGCTTGTCCGTAGAAGCCGCAAAGAGCCTCTACACAGGGCGTGTCAATACAGAGGTGGTCAACCTGCTGTTGGAAAACGCCCGCTTTGCAGAGCTTACTTACCGCATAGCGCAGTATTTTGACGATACTTTTGCATCCGGCATCGCAGCACAGAATGCCATGCTCACGACATTGAGCACCCTGCTGCGTACAAGGGTCAAGACTCCGGAAGCAGCCAAAGCCGCAAAGGACATCAGCCTTCGGAGAAAGCCGGTGTACCAAGGCGACCTTGATGACATTGAGATGTACTTCATGGCAGCGGTCAAGGAAATCAAAAAGGGGATCGGGAGCCATTACGCCGAACAGGAAGCATTGAGCAAGAAAGTGGCAGAGAAAATGTTCACCGAATTGACCAAAGGGCAGGATGTGCAGCACCCAACGATCACGGCAGAGCAGTTGGCGGATGCCATGCTGGACAGCGTTTCGGGCATGGAAGGAGCTACGCCGGAAGCACTGGAACAGCTGCGGAGCGGTCTGCTGGGAATCTTGCAGTCTGCCGCAGAGCAGGAAAACGCCCATGAAGCAGACGAATGA
- a CDS encoding sigma-70 family RNA polymerase sigma factor, which produces MKQTNERLCVLAQKGDATALDSLIDNNKSFIGKVANDLFRSMNLAQAGLNLDTDDLKQAGNLGLWKAVPKFDAARGMKFLTYAAPAIRNAMMDMVRDAFAAFEQRMVTEDKDGISYQRVSLDDVLPGEEQLRRIEAIADPYAMQPQSIMEEQESRRELYDGLKRLPQREQTYLLYRYGFTDGEEHPLIGTAIYTFT; this is translated from the coding sequence ATGAAGCAGACGAATGAACGGCTTTGTGTGCTGGCGCAGAAAGGCGATGCAACTGCGCTGGACAGCCTGATCGACAACAACAAGTCCTTTATTGGCAAGGTGGCAAATGACCTTTTTCGCAGCATGAATCTGGCACAAGCTGGCTTGAACCTTGACACGGACGATTTGAAACAGGCGGGCAATCTGGGCTTATGGAAAGCTGTGCCGAAGTTCGATGCAGCGCGCGGCATGAAGTTCCTGACCTATGCGGCTCCTGCCATCCGCAACGCCATGATGGACATGGTACGGGATGCCTTTGCCGCTTTTGAGCAGCGGATGGTAACGGAGGACAAGGACGGTATCAGCTACCAGCGCGTTTCGCTGGACGATGTTCTGCCGGGAGAGGAACAACTGCGGCGCATCGAAGCCATAGCTGACCCCTACGCCATGCAGCCGCAGAGTATTATGGAAGAGCAGGAATCGCGCCGGGAACTGTACGATGGCCTGAAACGGCTGCCCCAACGGGAGCAGACCTATCTGCTGTACCGCTATGGCTTCACCGATGGCGAGGAACATCCGCTGATCGGCACGGCGATATATACTTTCACCTGA
- a CDS encoding recombinase family protein, translating to MTAVIYARYSSDNQREESIEGQIRECTAYAEKNGITVIKHYIDRALSAKTDNRPDFQQMIKDSEKRLFDIVLVWKLDRFARNRYDSAHYEYLLERNHVKLVSATEPISDSPAGIMVKSMLTGMAEYYSAELSEKVVRGMTENVLKGKYNGGTIPIGFKVDEEKFFQIDPLKAPFVVEAFQRYNEGATMKELMNWLNDSGVTTNRNQKFTYNSVQTLLTNKRYIGENHFKDIVMPDSIPAIVDKDLFEEVQLKIKKNSRAPARHKAEDDYLLTTKLFCGMCGAMMFGECGTGRNKVVHHYYKCATAKRFKTCKKKTVRKEWLEDLVVAETMKLIQDDAVIDAIVAEVLELQEQENTTLPLLEKQMKEVENSIENMLNAIQAGVLTSSTKARLEKLEEQQKELEVRIAEEKIAKPRLSENQIRFWLTRLRKLDTRVKSHRETLINTFVNAVYLYDEKVLITFNYKDGTKTITFDEIAAKDAPEGNGSDLGCFAPPRTPVSNGYRSFCFICLAKGITRVDSNSIDPPNSPAGKKAPAGLF from the coding sequence ATGACCGCTGTGATTTACGCCCGCTATTCCAGCGACAACCAGCGCGAGGAATCCATCGAAGGGCAGATTCGGGAATGCACCGCCTACGCCGAAAAGAACGGTATCACGGTCATCAAGCACTACATCGACCGTGCGCTCTCTGCCAAAACCGACAACCGCCCGGACTTCCAGCAGATGATCAAGGACAGCGAGAAACGGCTGTTTGACATCGTGCTGGTCTGGAAACTTGACCGTTTCGCCCGAAATCGTTACGATTCGGCACACTACGAATACCTGCTGGAACGCAACCATGTCAAGCTGGTATCTGCCACCGAGCCTATCTCTGACAGCCCTGCGGGTATCATGGTCAAGAGTATGCTCACCGGCATGGCTGAATACTACTCGGCAGAGCTGTCTGAAAAGGTCGTACGCGGCATGACCGAGAATGTTCTAAAGGGGAAGTACAACGGCGGCACGATTCCCATTGGCTTCAAGGTGGACGAAGAGAAGTTCTTTCAAATCGACCCGCTGAAAGCTCCCTTTGTGGTAGAAGCCTTCCAGCGGTACAATGAGGGCGCGACCATGAAAGAACTGATGAACTGGCTGAATGACAGTGGTGTGACTACCAACCGCAACCAGAAGTTCACCTACAACAGTGTTCAGACGCTGCTGACGAACAAACGTTACATCGGAGAAAACCACTTTAAGGACATTGTGATGCCCGACAGCATCCCGGCCATCGTGGACAAGGACTTGTTTGAAGAAGTGCAGCTGAAAATCAAAAAGAACAGCCGCGCTCCTGCCCGTCACAAAGCCGAGGACGATTATCTGCTCACCACCAAGCTGTTCTGCGGAATGTGCGGCGCGATGATGTTCGGCGAGTGCGGCACGGGTAGAAACAAGGTCGTTCATCATTATTATAAGTGCGCCACCGCGAAGCGTTTCAAGACCTGCAAGAAAAAGACCGTCCGTAAGGAATGGCTGGAAGATCTAGTCGTGGCTGAAACCATGAAGCTGATTCAGGACGATGCCGTGATTGATGCCATCGTTGCAGAGGTGCTGGAACTGCAAGAGCAGGAGAACACCACCCTGCCCCTGCTGGAAAAGCAGATGAAAGAGGTGGAGAACAGCATCGAGAATATGCTGAACGCCATCCAAGCGGGTGTACTGACCAGTTCCACCAAGGCACGTCTGGAAAAGCTGGAAGAACAGCAGAAAGAACTGGAAGTCCGCATTGCCGAGGAGAAAATCGCAAAGCCCCGGCTGAGTGAGAATCAGATCCGTTTCTGGCTGACCCGGCTCCGCAAGCTGGACACGAGGGTGAAAAGCCACCGGGAAACGCTCATCAACACCTTCGTGAATGCTGTTTATCTCTATGATGAAAAAGTTTTGATTACATTCAACTACAAAGACGGCACAAAAACCATCACTTTCGATGAAATCGCCGCCAAAGATGCCCCAGAGGGCAATGGTTCGGATTTGGGTTGCTTCGCTCCACCAAGAACTCCGGTATCCAATGGGTACCGGAGTTTCTGTTTTATCTGTCTTGCAAAAGGGATTACAAGGGTGGATTCGAACAGCATCGACCCGCCGAATAGTCCGGCGGGTAAAAAAGCCCCTGCGGGGCTTTTTTAG
- a CDS encoding LacI family DNA-binding transcriptional regulator codes for MKRTSIRDVAKAAGVSITTVSKALNDYPGVNPDTRKRIQDLAQQMDYVPDATGRSMGGISDPVIGLLINELRPSEPSGAVYGFLSGVCEACRNNGVEFLLMTTDTRSQNETTLRRLCLSKGLNGLICSGFRLDDPFVRQMADIEIPCACIDIRTGHPNVMDITIDNVKAADEAVSFLIGSGRTNPALIYGNRNADVSNLRVQGYYNAMQRAGLPVMEGRMAAGEFLEDSAYQKTKELLSRDKRIDSFFCISDLMAMGTCRAVEEAGLVVGQDIAVVGFDDIPTARYVYGGLTTIRQDFYAIGYRAGAAVYEKISGKQSAGSSDQLMYQLVVRGSAPAAKG; via the coding sequence ATGAAACGAACTTCCATTCGTGATGTCGCCAAAGCAGCGGGCGTGTCCATTACAACCGTTTCCAAAGCGCTGAACGATTACCCCGGGGTGAACCCGGACACCCGAAAGCGAATCCAGGATCTGGCACAGCAGATGGACTATGTGCCGGATGCCACCGGGCGGAGCATGGGCGGCATCTCCGACCCGGTCATTGGCCTGCTCATCAACGAGCTGCGTCCGTCGGAGCCAAGCGGCGCGGTCTACGGCTTTCTCAGCGGCGTGTGCGAGGCGTGCCGGAACAACGGCGTGGAGTTTCTGCTGATGACCACCGATACAAGGTCTCAGAACGAGACGACCCTGCGGCGGCTGTGCCTGAGCAAGGGACTGAACGGACTGATCTGCAGTGGTTTCCGGCTGGATGATCCCTTTGTGCGGCAGATGGCGGACATCGAGATCCCCTGCGCCTGCATTGATATCCGCACCGGGCACCCTAACGTGATGGACATCACCATCGACAATGTAAAGGCGGCGGACGAGGCGGTGAGCTTTCTGATCGGCAGCGGGCGCACAAACCCGGCGCTGATCTACGGCAACCGCAATGCGGACGTTTCCAACCTGCGCGTGCAGGGCTACTACAACGCCATGCAGCGCGCCGGACTGCCGGTCATGGAAGGACGGATGGCAGCCGGTGAGTTTCTGGAGGACAGTGCCTACCAGAAAACCAAGGAACTGCTGTCCCGGGACAAGCGCATCGACTCCTTTTTCTGCATCAGTGACCTGATGGCAATGGGCACCTGCCGTGCAGTGGAGGAAGCAGGTCTTGTGGTGGGGCAGGACATTGCGGTGGTGGGGTTTGACGACATTCCCACGGCGCGGTACGTTTACGGCGGGCTGACCACCATCCGGCAGGACTTTTACGCCATCGGCTACCGGGCGGGGGCGGCGGTCTATGAAAAGATCTCCGGCAAACAAAGCGCCGGAAGCTCGGATCAGCTGATGTATCAGCTGGTGGTCCGGGGATCTGCACCGGCTGCGAAGGGGTAA
- a CDS encoding DUF6061 family protein: protein MKYDARACSFNMDTGCVELLLQDGRKISIDCTGVEDALNVTMAQQTELDYLIYNDPLGYADLILNGDPEEYLKNVAGSHGLED, encoded by the coding sequence ATGAAATACGATGCAAGAGCCTGTTCGTTCAATATGGATACCGGGTGTGTGGAGCTGCTGCTCCAAGATGGGCGTAAAATCTCCATCGACTGCACCGGGGTCGAGGATGCACTGAATGTGACTATGGCACAGCAGACGGAACTGGACTACCTCATCTACAATGATCCGCTGGGCTATGCAGATTTGATTCTGAACGGTGACCCAGAGGAATATTTGAAGAATGTGGCCGGGAGCCATGGGTTAGAAGATTAA
- a CDS encoding CHC2 zinc finger domain-containing protein: protein MPLSLYQKIKSAITVRQVGEMYGMGPDRHGMVCCPFHSDSDPSMKLNDTYYYCFGCGANGDAIDLTAKLFNLNPRQAAEKLASDFGLDPDKPPANAIALPPPKRGLTDEQWADIAYCLRVLTDYLDLLHDWQKRYKPATPEEPHDPRFEEALHMTETIEHLTDCVAFGTPRQKAAAAAQLLSGSYLLMLEERTDRLALAKCA, encoded by the coding sequence ATGCCCTTGAGCCTGTATCAAAAGATCAAGTCCGCTATCACCGTTCGGCAGGTGGGAGAGATGTACGGCATGGGACCCGACCGCCATGGCATGGTGTGCTGTCCCTTCCATTCCGACAGCGACCCCAGCATGAAGCTGAACGACACCTATTATTATTGCTTCGGCTGTGGAGCCAACGGAGATGCCATCGACCTCACCGCCAAGCTGTTCAACCTGAACCCCCGGCAAGCCGCCGAGAAGCTCGCAAGTGACTTCGGGCTTGACCCGGACAAACCGCCCGCCAATGCCATCGCCCTGCCGCCGCCCAAGCGTGGCCTGACGGACGAGCAGTGGGCAGACATCGCCTACTGCCTGCGGGTGCTGACCGATTATCTTGACCTGCTGCACGACTGGCAAAAGCGCTACAAGCCCGCCACCCCGGAGGAACCGCATGACCCACGGTTTGAAGAAGCCCTCCACATGACCGAGACCATCGAGCACCTGACGGACTGCGTTGCATTTGGGACGCCCCGGCAGAAGGCCGCTGCCGCCGCACAGCTGCTGTCCGGGTCGTACCTGCTGATGCTGGAGGAGCGCACCGACCGCCTTGCTCTGGCAAAGTGCGCCTGA
- a CDS encoding peptidoglycan-binding domain-containing protein: MLLKNGSTGNYVMYLQYGLHIMCCPPGSFDSKFGSGTENAVKKYQGKKGLTQDGIVGDGTWNALVSDIKTIQQLLKNKGYYASTVDGLAGSGTYNAVISFQKASGLTADGMVGSATLNALNASSGGTSGQSHSITLPTDRNYLWAQKNSEIVKLVGNSGCSLVAVLNTANIYGPREFTPNEVLTACGNWGANGLNTWALPSECNGKIDTSKYTHGGKVQATVFSAVKASIDNNLPIIIRLNSSNGKKTHFVTAIAYTGDCSSASSISVIDPAGGVIRTLEEAGTARNETVYGDYIATARRS; this comes from the coding sequence ATGTTACTCAAAAATGGAAGTACCGGAAACTATGTTATGTACCTGCAGTATGGACTGCATATCATGTGCTGCCCTCCGGGTAGTTTTGACAGCAAATTTGGCTCTGGTACTGAAAATGCTGTTAAGAAGTATCAGGGCAAAAAAGGTCTTACCCAAGATGGCATTGTTGGCGATGGTACATGGAATGCACTGGTAAGCGACATTAAAACTATCCAGCAGCTCCTGAAGAACAAAGGTTATTACGCCAGTACGGTGGATGGCCTTGCAGGTTCAGGCACTTATAACGCTGTTATCAGTTTTCAGAAAGCATCCGGCTTGACTGCCGATGGTATGGTCGGCAGTGCCACCCTGAACGCATTGAACGCTTCTTCGGGCGGTACAAGTGGTCAATCTCATTCAATCACTCTGCCTACTGATAGAAACTATCTTTGGGCACAGAAGAATTCGGAGATTGTTAAGCTTGTTGGAAATAGCGGTTGCTCGCTTGTTGCTGTGTTGAATACCGCTAATATCTATGGTCCTCGTGAATTCACCCCTAACGAAGTCCTGACTGCCTGTGGAAATTGGGGTGCAAACGGTCTGAATACTTGGGCTCTTCCCAGCGAGTGCAATGGTAAAATCGACACGAGCAAATACACTCATGGCGGTAAGGTGCAGGCGACTGTATTCAGTGCAGTCAAAGCAAGTATTGACAATAACCTTCCCATCATTATTCGACTCAACAGTAGCAATGGCAAAAAGACGCATTTTGTCACAGCGATTGCTTATACTGGCGATTGCTCCTCTGCAAGTAGCATTTCCGTCATTGATCCTGCTGGTGGTGTCATTCGAACTCTTGAGGAAGCGGGAACTGCACGCAATGAAACCGTATACGGCGATTATATCGCAACCGCTCGTCGCTCCTAA
- a CDS encoding plasmid recombination protein: MARNDGIDRTSVRNLAVSDKAVGNTQQHNEREKGSYRNPDIIPQRTSWNVHFKKPTASYTDLFAQLEAAETISTRGLKPDATHYCELVFDVNSAYFDNHGGYEFAKQFYADAYKAAVQIVGGEQYILSAVMHADEINRAMTEALGREVYHYHLHVVYVPVVEKQILWSKRCKDKALVGTVKETVMQVSRSKKWASKPLLDDAGKPVLQKNGKPVLKKSYSVLQDDFFNYMRTAGYTDVERGERGSTEEHLTVTQFKVQREQERLDTLTTQADQQAQSLAKTSQALSQKEKELASIQKKTTLTKEALIHARDLDYIGKRTFLGNYSLTEEEFSKLKKQADHGYMMDVENRRLKEELSTAQKEAIHWSNKYHDLWYDVKPYLDALHRAPELVRGFLEKILAPKQERTMNVSQRNRKRGQDMEL, translated from the coding sequence TTGGCAAGAAATGATGGTATTGACCGTACCAGTGTCCGGAATCTCGCCGTTTCGGATAAGGCTGTTGGCAACACCCAGCAGCACAACGAACGCGAAAAGGGCAGCTATCGGAACCCCGACATTATCCCCCAGCGCACCTCATGGAACGTCCACTTCAAAAAGCCAACCGCCAGCTACACCGACCTATTCGCCCAACTGGAAGCCGCCGAAACCATCTCCACGCGCGGCTTGAAGCCGGATGCTACCCACTACTGTGAACTTGTCTTTGATGTCAACTCGGCCTATTTTGACAATCACGGTGGCTACGAGTTCGCCAAGCAGTTCTATGCGGATGCCTACAAAGCTGCTGTGCAAATCGTGGGTGGTGAGCAGTATATCCTCTCAGCTGTCATGCACGCCGATGAGATCAACCGTGCCATGACCGAAGCACTGGGCCGGGAGGTCTACCACTACCACCTCCATGTGGTCTATGTGCCTGTGGTGGAAAAGCAAATCCTGTGGTCGAAACGCTGCAAGGACAAGGCACTGGTCGGCACCGTCAAGGAGACTGTCATGCAGGTCAGCCGGAGCAAGAAGTGGGCATCCAAGCCCCTGCTGGACGATGCCGGAAAGCCCGTGCTGCAAAAGAACGGCAAGCCAGTCCTGAAGAAGTCGTACAGCGTCCTGCAAGACGATTTCTTCAACTATATGCGTACTGCCGGGTACACCGATGTGGAGCGCGGCGAGCGTGGCAGCACCGAAGAACACCTGACTGTCACTCAGTTCAAAGTCCAGCGGGAGCAGGAACGGCTGGACACCCTGACCACCCAAGCCGACCAGCAGGCACAATCGCTTGCCAAAACCAGTCAGGCCCTCTCCCAAAAGGAGAAAGAACTTGCCTCCATTCAGAAAAAGACCACGCTCACGAAAGAAGCCCTCATTCATGCGCGTGATCTGGATTATATCGGCAAGCGCACCTTTCTCGGTAACTACTCGCTGACCGAAGAAGAATTCTCCAAGCTGAAAAAACAGGCCGACCACGGCTATATGATGGATGTGGAGAACCGCCGCTTGAAAGAAGAACTTTCCACCGCCCAAAAGGAAGCCATTCATTGGAGCAACAAGTACCACGACCTGTGGTACGATGTAAAGCCCTATCTGGATGCTCTCCACCGTGCGCCCGAACTGGTGCGCGGCTTTCTGGAAAAGATTCTTGCCCCCAAGCAGGAGCGCACCATGAATGTGTCGCAGCGAAACCGCAAGCGTGGGCAGGATATGGAACTTTGA